One stretch of Eupeodes corollae chromosome 2, idEupCoro1.1, whole genome shotgun sequence DNA includes these proteins:
- the LOC129947377 gene encoding larval/pupal cuticle protein H1C-like — MFKLVVLSVLFAVAPARPGLLHSSPVVYSAPIIQEHSYANVGSIVKSVPTAVSHQSSTVVHDQAHYVQPIVAPVVKTYAAPLVQTYHSAPILKTYAAAGPAHYTYGAAPLAYASAW, encoded by the exons atgttcaagttG gtGGTGTTGTCTGTTCTCTTCGCTGTAGCTCCTGCCCGTCCAGGACTCTTGCATTCATCCCCAGTCGTCTACTCTGCTCCCATTATTCAGGAGCACAGTTACGCCAATGTTGGATCTATCGTCAAGAGTGTACCGACCGCTGTTTCGCATCAAAGCTCAACTGTAGTACATGACCAAGCCCACTATGTGCAACCCATCGTTGCACCCGTAGTCAAGACCTATGCTGCTCCTTTAGTCCAAACTTACCATTCAGCTCCAATCCTTAAGACTTACGCTGCTGCTGGTCCAGCTCATTACACCTATGGTGCTGCTCCATTGGCTTATGCTTCCGCGTGGTAA